AAAACTACCTGCAAGAGGCGGGGCGCGCCGGTCGTGACCGTAACCCTGCGGTCTGCGTGCTGCTGTTCAACAGCGAGGATGTCGAGCGGCAATTCTCGCTGTCAGCCCGCTCGCGTCTGGCCCGGCACGAGATCGGCGCAATCCTCAAGGCGCTGCGCCGCCTCGACACGCGCGGCAAGCACAGCGGCGAGGTCGTGGCCACGCCCGGCGAGATCGTGCGCGAGGAGACCGAGCAGGAGTTCGAGCGGGACAAGACCACCGATGATACACGGGTGAAAACCGCCGTCGCCTGGCTGGAGGATGCGGCGCTGCTGACCCGGGAAAAGAACAGGGTCTCGGTCTTTCCATCCTCATTGCGGGTGCGCACCCTTGCCGAGGCGCAGGACATCCTTGCGCGCGCGGCGCTTACCGGCACGCGGCGCAAGCAGCTGCTGGATGTGGTGCGCCATGGGAGGTGGTCCTGCCGGCACTGGTGTTCAGCACTGCAGGGACAGGCGCAGACCCGGAGGATTGAGCCGGGTTTCTGGTGAACGTGTTCGGCCCATGGACGAAGCCGCTCCGCGGCAATGGTGCCCTTGGCTGGTGTTCGGCGTTGATCTGATCGTAGCGCCTTTGGCCGCGGGGCTTTCTGTCTGACGCTTGGGGTCTTCCCCTCATCAGACAGGAGGTTTCCATGAAGGAGGAGAGAACCACCCCGCTGCGCCAGCGGATGATCGAAGACATGCGCATCCGTGGTATGGGCGACAAGGCGCAGAAGTCCCACATTCGGGCGATCAAGGATTTCGCAGCCTTTCTCGGTCGATCACCCGATACCGCGACGTCGGAGGATCTGCGTGCCTATCAACTGCACATGGCCGATACCGGGGTCTCGCCGTCGACGTTCAACGTGCGGATCGTGGCGCTGCGTTTCTTCTTTGGCATGACCTGCGGGCGGGAGGAGATGAAGCGCTACATGCAATTCCGCACCGAGCCGAGGAAGCTGCCGGTCGTCTTCAGCGTCCAAGAGGTGTCCGACATCCTGATGGCAGCACCCGGACCCGGGCTCAAGTATCGCGCCGCGCTCAGCATCTCCTATGGCGCGGGGCTCCGGGCGGCCGAAGTCTGCAACCTCAAGGTCAGCGACATCGACAGCGACCGGATGCTGATCCACGTCGAGCAGGGCAAGGGCCAGAAGGACCGCAAGGTCATGCTGTCGCCCGGCCTGCTGGAGTTGTTGCGGGCATGGTGGCGCGAGGCGCGTCCCGAAGGCTGGCTGTTTCCGGGCAAGCCCAAGATCAACCCGATCTCACCGCGCCAGCTGAACCGCGCCTTCACTTCGGCCAAGCACATGGCCGGCGTCAGGAAGCCCGCGACACTGCACACGTTGCGCCATAGCTTCGCCACGCACCTGCTGGAGGCCAACACCGACGTGCGGGTGATCCAGGTGCTTCTGGGTCACGCCAAGCTGACGACCACCGCGCGTTACACCCATGTGGCCACCAAGACGATCCGCGACACCGTCAGCCCCTACGAGATGCTGGCCAAGTTGCAGGATCAGACGGTTAAGCGAAGCTTGGAGTGACCGGGTGCCGGGGTGATCCGGCCGAAGCTGGAGCTGGCTGACATCTTCCGTGCCCATGGACCTGCACCGGTTTTGTTCCGGTCTTTTGAGAGCGATACTCGCCATCAAGGAGACTGGATATGGCAGGGATACACAGCGACGAGTTCAAGCGGGATGCGGTTCGCATCGCGCTCACCAGTGGCCTGACGCGGCGTCAGGTCGCGTCTGATTTGGGGATCGGGCTTTCGACGCTCGGCAAGTGGGTTCGGGTGGTTTCGGAGGAAGCCAAGGTGCCCGCACAGGACGCCGAGCTTCTGCGCGAGAACGAGCGGCTGCGCAAAGAGAACCGCATACTCCGGGAGGAGAGGGAAGTATTAAAAAAGGCTGCAATATTCTTCGCGGCTCAAAAGCCGTGAAGTTTCAGTATATTGCCGAGTATCGCGGCAACCTGACCCGAAGCCGTCTGTGCCGCCTGATGGGCGTCTCAGAGCGCGGGCTGCATGCCTGGAAGCACAGGCCCCCGTCGCATCGCCAGCGGCGCGACCTGGTGCTCCTCGCCCATATCCGCGATCAGCACCGGTTGAGCCTGGGCAGCTACGGCCGACCACGGATGACCGAGGAGCTGAACGAGCTGGGCATCCGTGTCGGCCAGCGCCGTGTCGGGCGACTGATGCGCCAGAACGGCATCCAGGTCATCCGAAGCCGGAAGTTCAAGCGCACCACCGACAGCGATCATGCCTTCAACATCGCGCCGAATCTCTTGCGGCAAGACTTTACGGCGAGCGGGCCGAACCAGAAGTGGGCGGGCGACATCACTTATGTCTGGACACGGGAAGGTTGGGTCTATCTGGCCGTGATCATTGACCTTTTCTCGAGGCGCGTGGTGGGTTGGGCGATCAGCAACCGCATGAAGCAGGATCTGGCGTTGCGAGCGCTGAGCATGGCCATCGCGATCCGAAGGCCACCACCGGGATGCATTCATCACACGGATCGCGGCTCGCAATACTGTGCCCACGACTATCAGAAGCTGCTGCGCAAGCACGGGTTCAAGGCTTCGATGAGCGGGAAAGGCAACTGCTACGACAATTCCGCCGTCGAAAGCTTCTTCAAGTCGCTCAAGGCCGA
The Gemmobacter sp. DNA segment above includes these coding regions:
- a CDS encoding site-specific integrase; translated protein: MKEERTTPLRQRMIEDMRIRGMGDKAQKSHIRAIKDFAAFLGRSPDTATSEDLRAYQLHMADTGVSPSTFNVRIVALRFFFGMTCGREEMKRYMQFRTEPRKLPVVFSVQEVSDILMAAPGPGLKYRAALSISYGAGLRAAEVCNLKVSDIDSDRMLIHVEQGKGQKDRKVMLSPGLLELLRAWWREARPEGWLFPGKPKINPISPRQLNRAFTSAKHMAGVRKPATLHTLRHSFATHLLEANTDVRVIQVLLGHAKLTTTARYTHVATKTIRDTVSPYEMLAKLQDQTVKRSLE
- a CDS encoding IS3 family transposase (programmed frameshift); translated protein: MAGIHSDEFKRDAVRIALTSGLTRRQVASDLGIGLSTLGKWVRVVSEEAKVPAQDAELLRENERLRKENRILREEREVFKKGCNILRGSKAVKFQYIAEYRGNLTRSRLCRLMGVSERGLHAWKHRPPSHRQRRDLVLLAHIRDQHRLSLGSYGRPRMTEELNELGIRVGQRRVGRLMRQNGIQVIRSRKFKRTTDSDHAFNIAPNLLRQDFTASGPNQKWAGDITYVWTREGWVYLAVIIDLFSRRVVGWAISNRMKQDLALRALSMAIAIRRPPPGCIHHTDRGSQYCAHDYQKLLRKHGFKASMSGKGNCYDNSAVESFFKSLKAELVWRRNWQTRREVEIALFEYINGFYNPRRKHSALGWRSPVAFEQRAA